Proteins from a genomic interval of Mycolicibacterium grossiae:
- a CDS encoding pseudouridine synthase: MSRRRDAPLPVRNGLGPARVRLRGGAVLVELASRFGEAAAAKVLGGEVVTADGTVVTAGTVLPPNACVYLYRDLPDEIPVPFDVPVLHRDEALVVVDKPHFLATMPRGAHVAETVLVRMRRTLDLPELSPAHRLDRLTAGVLLLTTRAEVRGAYQTMFARGEVEKTYLARADVDAALAFPLTVRSRILKERSRLQAYEAPGEPNAETEVEHLGDGLYRLTPRTGRTHQLRVHMASLGLPIHGDSLYPEVLDVPPGDFSTPLRLLAQRVAFDDPLTGVRREFVSRRTV; the protein is encoded by the coding sequence GTGAGCCGCCGCCGGGACGCACCGTTGCCGGTGCGGAACGGGCTCGGTCCGGCCCGGGTGCGGTTGCGCGGCGGCGCGGTGCTGGTGGAGTTGGCCTCCCGGTTTGGTGAGGCGGCAGCCGCCAAGGTCCTCGGCGGGGAGGTGGTCACCGCCGACGGCACGGTGGTCACCGCGGGCACCGTCCTGCCGCCGAACGCGTGCGTCTACCTGTATCGCGACCTGCCCGACGAGATCCCGGTGCCGTTCGACGTGCCGGTGCTGCACCGCGACGAGGCCCTCGTCGTGGTGGACAAGCCGCACTTCCTGGCGACGATGCCCCGCGGCGCGCACGTCGCCGAGACGGTGCTGGTGCGCATGCGTCGCACGCTGGACCTGCCGGAGCTGTCGCCGGCGCACCGGCTGGACCGGCTGACCGCAGGCGTCCTGCTGCTGACCACCCGTGCCGAGGTGCGCGGCGCGTACCAGACGATGTTCGCCCGTGGCGAGGTCGAGAAGACCTACCTGGCACGCGCGGACGTCGACGCCGCGCTGGCGTTCCCGTTGACGGTGCGAAGCCGAATCCTCAAGGAGCGCAGCCGTTTGCAGGCCTACGAAGCTCCGGGTGAGCCGAATGCGGAGACCGAGGTCGAGCACCTCGGCGACGGGCTCTACCGCCTGACCCCGCGCACCGGGCGCACACACCAATTGCGCGTGCACATGGCGTCACTCGGTCTGCCGATCCACGGGGACTCGCTCTACCCCGAGGTCCTCGACGTGCCGCCGGGGGACTTCTCGACGCCGCTGCGGCTGCTTGCGCAGCGGGTGGCGTTCGATGATCCGCTCACCGGGGTGCGCCGCGAGTTCGTCTCGCGCCGCACGGTGTAG
- a CDS encoding RNA-binding protein, protein MYARLGMIAAAALVAGGVTVLQAPPAGAVCGSIGGRHVDVSGCSDPLSELNEALAPPPPPPPSSDAPPPPPPPPVYVPPAPNVSVCANVGRRVSVSGCV, encoded by the coding sequence ATGTACGCGAGACTGGGAATGATCGCCGCGGCGGCGCTGGTCGCCGGCGGCGTGACCGTGCTGCAGGCGCCCCCGGCGGGCGCGGTGTGCGGGTCCATCGGTGGCCGCCACGTCGACGTCAGCGGGTGCTCGGATCCGCTGTCCGAACTGAACGAGGCGCTCGCTCCGCCGCCCCCGCCGCCGCCGTCGAGCGATGCACCTCCGCCGCCCCCACCGCCGCCGGTGTACGTGCCACCGGCGCCGAACGTCAGCGTGTGCGCCAACGTGGGTCGGCGCGTCAGTGTCAGCGGCTGCGTGTGA
- a CDS encoding SDR family NAD(P)-dependent oxidoreductase, whose translation MDRRGFDRLFDMTDRTVIVTGGTRGIGLALAEGFVLAGARVVVASRKADACERAAEHLRGLGGQAIGVPTHAGDVDDLGALVDRAVAEFGGLDVLVNNAANALAQPLGEMTVEAWAKSNDVNVRGPVFLTQHALPHLRRSEHAAVLNVVSVGAFNFAPSLSIYAAGKAAMMSFTRSMAAEFAGHGIRVNAIAPGPVDTDMMRNNPQEAIDHMVGGTLLKRLASADEMVGAALLLCSDAGSYMTGTVIIVDGGGTPR comes from the coding sequence ATGGATCGCCGCGGGTTCGACCGCCTCTTCGACATGACCGACCGCACCGTCATCGTGACGGGCGGCACCCGCGGGATCGGCCTGGCGCTGGCCGAGGGCTTCGTGCTCGCCGGTGCCCGAGTGGTCGTCGCGAGCCGCAAGGCCGACGCGTGCGAGCGGGCTGCCGAGCACCTGCGGGGGCTGGGCGGTCAGGCGATCGGCGTGCCGACGCACGCCGGCGACGTCGACGACCTCGGGGCGCTGGTCGACCGCGCAGTCGCCGAGTTCGGCGGCCTCGACGTGCTGGTGAACAACGCCGCCAACGCCCTGGCGCAGCCGCTCGGCGAGATGACGGTCGAGGCGTGGGCGAAGTCGAACGACGTCAACGTCCGCGGGCCGGTGTTCCTCACCCAGCATGCGCTGCCGCACCTTCGGCGCAGCGAGCATGCGGCGGTGCTCAACGTGGTGTCGGTGGGCGCGTTCAACTTCGCGCCGAGCCTGTCGATCTACGCGGCGGGCAAGGCGGCGATGATGTCGTTCACCCGGTCGATGGCGGCCGAGTTCGCCGGCCACGGCATCCGGGTCAACGCCATCGCGCCGGGGCCGGTGGACACCGACATGATGCGCAACAACCCGCAGGAGGCCATCGACCACATGGTCGGCGGGACGTTGCTCAAGCGGCTCGCATCGGCTGACGAGATGGTAGGCGCCGCGCTGCTGTTGTGTTCCGACGCAGGCAGTTACATGACGGGCACGGTGATCATCGTCGACGGCGGCGGGACACCGCGCTAG
- a CDS encoding RNA polymerase sigma factor codes for MDRPARRPGPPVDAARLQPDNQGDIQSVDEGLVGAWLDDPDLAAELADELEQLERLRRLQADEELVLALQLEQFTGRLWERFSRELTRYGLGVLRAWIRHGTIYAKAKTLTGYGLGRIEGWPDDQTIDDIATDTVVAALNYFRDKVLKTHRWQSSGGASLGTFFIGQCLYQFANIYRSALRAELERIEQATTPMDELPEDEFDVIKGIEETIVANDTVAEAMALLTTDRARQALFLQEHGFTQREIANKLGLRDAKSVENLLGHQLRQLRNRKRTS; via the coding sequence ATGGATCGACCGGCACGCCGCCCCGGCCCGCCCGTTGATGCCGCGCGCTTACAACCGGACAACCAGGGCGACATCCAGAGCGTCGACGAGGGTTTGGTCGGTGCCTGGCTCGACGACCCTGATCTGGCCGCCGAACTGGCCGACGAGCTGGAACAGTTGGAACGACTGCGGCGTCTTCAAGCCGATGAGGAGCTGGTGCTGGCGCTGCAGTTGGAGCAGTTCACCGGCCGGCTGTGGGAGCGGTTCTCCCGCGAGCTGACCCGCTACGGCCTCGGCGTGCTGCGCGCCTGGATCCGCCACGGCACCATCTACGCGAAGGCCAAGACGCTGACCGGTTACGGTCTGGGCCGCATCGAGGGCTGGCCCGACGACCAGACCATCGACGACATCGCTACCGACACCGTGGTCGCCGCGCTGAACTACTTCCGCGACAAGGTGCTCAAGACCCACCGCTGGCAGTCCTCGGGTGGGGCGTCGCTGGGCACCTTCTTCATCGGCCAGTGCCTCTATCAGTTCGCCAACATCTACCGCAGCGCACTGCGTGCCGAGCTTGAACGGATTGAGCAGGCCACCACTCCGATGGACGAACTCCCCGAAGACGAGTTCGACGTCATCAAGGGCATCGAGGAGACCATCGTCGCCAACGACACCGTGGCCGAAGCGATGGCCCTGCTGACCACCGACCGGGCGCGCCAAGCACTGTTCCTGCAGGAACACGGCTTCACCCAGCGCGAGATCGCCAACAAGCTGGGGCTGCGCGACGCGAAGAGCGTGGAAAACCTCCTCGGCCACCAACTCCGCCAACTCCGAAACCGAAAGAGGACGTCGTGA
- a CDS encoding recombinase family protein has translation MTLLGYARVSTVHQSPDMQTKALTEAAAERIWTERMSGASDDRPELAALLDYARRGDVLMVWRLDRLGRSLPHLLTVASDLQARGIELRSLTEAIDTSTAGGRLIFHVFGAVAEFERAVAAERTAVGVAAARAAGRHPGRPGLTADTIAAVQALDEAGTPRAQIARTLDISRSSVYRCLDEPRPSA, from the coding sequence GTGACGCTGCTGGGATACGCGCGAGTCTCGACGGTGCACCAGTCCCCCGACATGCAGACAAAGGCGTTGACGGAGGCCGCGGCCGAACGGATCTGGACCGAGCGCATGTCCGGCGCTAGCGATGATCGCCCCGAGCTGGCCGCGCTGCTCGACTACGCCCGCCGCGGGGACGTGCTCATGGTCTGGCGGCTCGACCGTCTCGGCCGCTCACTCCCCCACCTGCTCACCGTGGCCAGCGACCTCCAGGCCCGCGGCATCGAACTGCGCTCCCTCACCGAAGCCATCGACACCAGCACTGCCGGCGGCCGGCTGATCTTCCACGTCTTCGGGGCCGTCGCCGAGTTCGAGCGTGCCGTCGCCGCCGAACGCACCGCCGTCGGAGTCGCGGCAGCCCGCGCGGCCGGTCGACACCCCGGCCGCCCCGGCCTCACCGCTGACACCATCGCCGCGGTCCAAGCCCTCGACGAGGCCGGGACCCCTCGCGCCCAGATCGCGCGGACCCTCGACATATCCCGCTCCAGCGTCTACCGCTGCCTCGACGAACCGCGGCCGTCAGCCTGA
- a CDS encoding ANTAR domain-containing protein — MPPNSAANGDPPLDLDVEGLIAERLTGITEQRAVIEQAKGMLMLIHDIDADQAFELLKWRSQDTNTKLRPLAEQLVAEFRQLSGNALLPSKEVFERRLMTIHQRVDKSKDLATEG, encoded by the coding sequence GTGCCGCCTAACAGCGCCGCCAACGGCGACCCACCGCTCGATTTGGACGTGGAGGGTCTCATCGCTGAGCGGCTCACCGGGATTACCGAGCAGCGGGCAGTGATTGAACAGGCCAAAGGGATGCTCATGCTGATTCACGACATCGATGCAGACCAAGCTTTCGAGCTACTGAAGTGGCGTTCCCAAGACACGAACACCAAGCTGCGCCCACTCGCCGAGCAACTAGTCGCCGAATTTCGTCAACTCAGCGGCAACGCCTTGCTGCCCTCGAAGGAAGTATTCGAACGACGCCTCATGACCATTCACCAACGAGTAGATAAGTCGAAGGATCTGGCCACGGAAGGGTGA
- a CDS encoding pyridoxamine 5'-phosphate oxidase family protein: MIDSSSAARLENADFGWITTVRRDGQPQSSYVWFHFDGDDVFVISEPTSGKVRNIAGNKRVSFHLDGDGTLGNGVLTIDGVAALSTGSDDPQRLAHYLSKYEHQIREGLESTPERYAANFSAAIKIGFDTIRAW; encoded by the coding sequence ATGATCGACTCGTCGTCGGCCGCTCGCTTGGAGAACGCGGACTTCGGCTGGATTACCACCGTCCGTCGCGATGGGCAACCGCAAAGCTCCTACGTGTGGTTCCATTTTGACGGCGACGACGTGTTTGTGATCAGTGAGCCCACCTCGGGCAAAGTCCGAAATATTGCTGGAAACAAACGGGTTTCGTTCCACCTCGACGGAGACGGAACACTCGGAAACGGGGTCCTGACCATCGACGGTGTAGCCGCGCTGTCGACCGGGTCGGACGACCCGCAGCGGCTGGCGCATTACCTGTCCAAATACGAACACCAAATTCGTGAGGGTCTGGAGTCGACCCCAGAACGATACGCAGCGAACTTCTCCGCTGCGATAAAGATCGGCTTCGACACGATCCGCGCTTGGTAA
- a CDS encoding alcohol dehydrogenase catalytic domain-containing protein yields MAEGNRAVVFHNPGDMRVDSLEYPKLVMPNGKKAPHGAILKMVATNICGSDLHIFRGSFSVPEGMVMGHEMTGEVVEVGPDVEFLTEGDLVSVPFNVACGRCRNCKARRTDVCETTNADVACGAYGFNLGDWQGGQAEYLFVPYADFQLLRFPDKDQAMEKILDLALLSDILPTAFHGLMEAGAKPGSTVYIAGAGPVGRCGAAAARLLGASCIIVGDYYQDRLDLVKNNGCETIDLNKDVPLPDQIEAILGEREVDCAVDYVGSEAHGIGKEAEDLQPQAAINQVLEATRAGGATGVIGVYGPDPLAPTEAGQEGTFPLDFGKAWIKSPRVSAGQAPIMHYHRELMMAILWDRMPYLSPMLNSKVISLDEAPDAYAIFDQGSSNKFIIDPHGMIPA; encoded by the coding sequence ATGGCTGAAGGTAATCGCGCAGTCGTCTTCCACAATCCGGGGGACATGCGGGTCGATTCGCTGGAGTATCCGAAACTGGTCATGCCCAACGGCAAGAAGGCTCCCCATGGCGCGATCCTGAAAATGGTCGCCACCAACATCTGCGGCAGCGACCTGCACATCTTTCGAGGCTCTTTTTCTGTGCCCGAGGGGATGGTCATGGGCCACGAGATGACCGGTGAGGTCGTCGAAGTGGGCCCCGACGTCGAGTTCCTCACCGAGGGTGATCTCGTCTCGGTCCCGTTCAACGTTGCCTGCGGGCGGTGTCGCAACTGTAAGGCGCGCCGTACCGATGTCTGCGAGACCACGAATGCCGACGTCGCGTGCGGCGCGTACGGGTTCAACCTCGGCGACTGGCAGGGTGGTCAGGCCGAGTACCTGTTCGTCCCGTACGCCGACTTCCAATTGTTGCGGTTCCCGGACAAAGACCAGGCCATGGAGAAGATCCTTGATCTCGCCCTGCTTTCGGACATTTTGCCCACGGCCTTTCATGGCCTGATGGAGGCGGGCGCCAAGCCTGGCTCGACGGTGTATATCGCCGGTGCCGGTCCGGTCGGCCGCTGTGGTGCGGCGGCGGCGCGGCTGCTGGGTGCGTCCTGCATCATCGTCGGCGACTACTACCAGGACAGGCTTGATCTGGTGAAGAACAACGGGTGCGAGACGATCGATCTGAATAAGGACGTTCCGTTGCCCGACCAGATCGAGGCCATCCTGGGCGAGCGTGAAGTCGATTGTGCCGTGGACTATGTCGGTTCCGAAGCGCACGGCATCGGTAAGGAGGCGGAGGACCTTCAGCCGCAGGCTGCCATCAACCAGGTGCTGGAGGCCACTCGCGCCGGCGGCGCCACGGGCGTCATCGGCGTCTACGGACCTGACCCCCTGGCGCCGACAGAGGCCGGGCAAGAAGGCACTTTCCCGCTCGACTTCGGCAAGGCGTGGATCAAGTCGCCGCGCGTGTCGGCGGGGCAGGCGCCGATCATGCACTATCACCGCGAACTGATGATGGCGATCCTGTGGGACCGCATGCCCTACCTGAGCCCCATGCTCAACAGCAAGGTCATCAGCCTCGACGAGGCGCCGGACGCCTACGCGATCTTCGACCAGGGCTCGTCCAACAAGTTCATCATCGACCCGCACGGAATGATCCCGGCGTAG
- a CDS encoding excinuclease ABC subunit UvrA, whose translation MEPDNRVRVRGAREHNLRGVDVEVPRDALVAFTGVSGSGKSSLAFGTLFAESQRRYLESVAPYARRLIDQAGVPDVDSIEGMPPAVALRQQRGGTSARSSVGSVTTLSSLIRMLYSRVGNYPSKQPMLYAEDFSPNTPQGACPTCHGMGRVYEVTEALMVPDPSLSIRERAIASWPPAWYGQNLRDILVTLGYDVDAPWKTLSRRDRDWILFTEDRPTVPVYAGFTPAETRRAVKAEMEPSYQGTFIGARRYVLDTFANTKSAGVKKRVSQFVGSGQCPACHGKRLKPEALSVTFEGLDIAELSRLTLDQLAALCARVLSPRWKPATSGAALNQKTRKSAVNARVVAGGSAHAAAPDVRQTPNMSDEKRAAAQRLVAELQERLQPLIDLGLGYLSLARSTPTLSGGELQRVRLATQLSSQLFGVVYVLDEPSAGLHPRDRDALLDILAGLKRSGNSVFVVEHSLDVIAAADWLVDIGPGAGLDGGQILYSGPPAGLADVTDSVTRRYLFGDETRVASRTPRERSDWLQLAGVQRNNLHDLSVSVPLRCLTAVTGVSGSGKSSLVAQALPEIVGEHLGRPVRLDDARDDDLLAEATQVTASGEVLGDPHGVRRVVCIDQKPIGRTPRSNIATYTGLFDHVRRLFADTPGAKKRGYKPGRFSFNVSGGRCPTCEGEGWVMVELLFLPSVYSPCPDCHGTRYNPATLAIRWRHKNIAEVLELSVSAAREFFDGEPAVLQALEALCDVGLSYLRLGQPATELSGGEAQRVKLAGELQRAHRGDTLYLLDEPTAGLHPADTDRLLAHLHRLVDAGNTVVAAELDMRVVAQADHVIDMGPGAGGAGGRIVVAGTPREVAAYRDSATAAYLAAELAD comes from the coding sequence GTGGAGCCAGATAATAGAGTTCGGGTGCGCGGTGCCCGCGAGCACAATCTGCGCGGCGTCGACGTGGAGGTGCCGCGTGATGCCCTCGTCGCGTTCACCGGGGTGTCGGGTTCGGGCAAGTCATCGCTGGCCTTCGGCACGCTCTTCGCCGAGTCTCAGCGGCGGTACCTGGAGTCGGTGGCGCCGTATGCGCGGCGTCTGATCGATCAGGCGGGCGTGCCTGATGTCGATTCGATTGAAGGGATGCCACCCGCGGTCGCGTTGCGGCAGCAGCGCGGTGGTACCAGCGCCCGGTCGTCGGTGGGCAGCGTGACCACGTTGTCGAGCCTGATCCGCATGCTGTATTCGCGGGTGGGCAACTACCCGTCGAAGCAGCCGATGCTCTACGCGGAGGATTTCTCGCCCAACACCCCGCAGGGTGCCTGCCCGACGTGCCACGGGATGGGCCGGGTGTACGAGGTGACCGAAGCACTGATGGTGCCCGACCCGTCGTTGTCGATCCGCGAGCGTGCCATCGCGTCGTGGCCACCGGCGTGGTACGGGCAGAATCTGCGCGACATCCTCGTGACGCTCGGCTACGACGTCGACGCTCCGTGGAAGACGCTGTCGCGCAGGGACCGCGACTGGATTCTGTTCACCGAGGACCGCCCGACGGTACCGGTCTACGCCGGTTTCACCCCGGCCGAAACCCGCCGCGCGGTCAAGGCCGAGATGGAGCCCAGCTATCAGGGCACCTTCATCGGTGCGCGCCGCTACGTTCTCGACACGTTCGCCAACACCAAGAGCGCCGGGGTCAAGAAACGGGTCTCCCAGTTCGTTGGAAGCGGCCAGTGCCCAGCGTGCCACGGAAAGCGGCTCAAACCCGAAGCGCTGTCGGTGACATTCGAAGGTCTGGACATCGCCGAGCTGTCGCGGCTCACCCTCGACCAGCTCGCCGCGCTGTGCGCCAGGGTGCTCAGCCCGCGGTGGAAGCCGGCCACCTCCGGTGCGGCCCTGAACCAGAAGACACGAAAGTCGGCGGTCAACGCGCGGGTCGTGGCCGGGGGTTCCGCGCATGCCGCGGCACCAGATGTCCGGCAAACACCCAACATGTCAGACGAAAAGCGCGCCGCTGCACAGCGATTGGTCGCAGAGCTGCAGGAGCGGCTGCAACCGCTCATCGATCTGGGACTGGGATACCTCTCCCTGGCCCGCAGCACGCCGACGCTATCGGGCGGGGAACTGCAGCGCGTGCGGCTCGCGACGCAACTCTCGTCACAACTGTTCGGCGTCGTCTACGTCCTCGACGAGCCGTCGGCCGGTCTGCACCCCCGCGACCGGGACGCCTTGCTTGACATCTTGGCCGGCCTCAAACGCAGCGGCAACAGCGTCTTCGTCGTCGAGCACTCGCTGGATGTCATCGCCGCGGCGGACTGGCTGGTTGATATCGGGCCCGGCGCCGGGCTGGACGGCGGCCAGATCCTCTACAGCGGTCCCCCGGCCGGGCTGGCCGATGTCACCGACTCGGTCACCCGCCGCTATCTGTTCGGCGACGAGACCCGCGTCGCCTCGCGCACACCGCGGGAGCGCAGTGACTGGCTGCAACTCGCTGGTGTGCAACGCAACAATTTGCATGATCTGTCGGTATCGGTGCCGTTGCGCTGCCTCACCGCGGTCACCGGGGTGTCCGGGTCGGGCAAGTCGAGCCTCGTCGCCCAGGCCCTACCCGAGATCGTCGGTGAGCACCTCGGCCGTCCGGTGCGGTTGGACGACGCCCGCGACGACGACCTACTCGCTGAGGCCACGCAGGTCACCGCCTCGGGCGAGGTGCTCGGCGACCCCCACGGTGTGCGGCGGGTGGTGTGCATCGATCAGAAGCCGATCGGCCGCACACCGCGATCCAACATCGCCACCTACACCGGGCTGTTCGACCACGTTCGCCGGCTCTTCGCTGACACCCCCGGGGCCAAGAAGCGCGGCTACAAACCCGGACGGTTCTCGTTCAACGTCAGCGGCGGACGATGCCCGACCTGCGAAGGGGAGGGTTGGGTGATGGTGGAGTTGCTGTTCCTGCCCAGCGTCTATAGCCCGTGCCCCGACTGCCACGGAACCCGTTACAACCCCGCGACTCTCGCGATCCGCTGGCGGCACAAGAACATCGCTGAGGTACTCGAACTCAGTGTGTCGGCGGCCCGGGAGTTTTTTGACGGCGAACCCGCCGTGCTGCAAGCTCTGGAGGCGCTGTGCGATGTCGGGCTAAGCTACCTGCGGCTCGGGCAGCCGGCCACTGAACTGTCCGGCGGCGAGGCGCAGCGCGTCAAGCTCGCCGGTGAACTGCAGCGTGCCCACCGCGGTGACACGCTCTACCTGCTCGACGAGCCCACCGCCGGACTGCATCCCGCCGACACCGACCGGCTGCTGGCACACCTGCACCGGCTCGTCGACGCCGGCAACACCGTGGTCGCCGCCGAACTGGATATGCGGGTGGTCGCCCAGGCTGATCACGTCATCGACATGGGACCCGGCGCAGGGGGCGCCGGTGGCCGCATCGTCGTCGCCGGTACCCCGCGGGAGGTCGCGGCATACCGGGACAGTGCCACCGCCGCGTATCTTGCCGCTGAACTCGCCGACTGA
- a CDS encoding helix-turn-helix domain-containing protein, with protein sequence MEGGDELSERDAATSPETATWSTHAVDADAAVDYWRSVRRQAYVDVAPSPYDRSFSGEISYADYGDFALSVKRASGEKVSRSSTLISRGAEAEYLYALFQSRGTGVVTQAGHSAEVRPGRVVIYASARPFSLDYRDPYEQVVVHLPAERAFADAGLRPSTDLLAVEIPVDGALSSVSAFFQSLAATQTTDPEGAGLLAPYGANLASSLLAYAARTRGVQDLPLLLQRERALAYLRHHLGDPDLDVDRIAVGCHVSRRTLHRLFEGTGQTVTAHLRTMRVAAAQRLLTNRTDLPIEAIAREVGFSNDTNFYRSFRAITGITPGDYRHLARQDTANLQDRLDPSP encoded by the coding sequence ATGGAGGGAGGCGACGAACTGTCTGAGCGCGATGCGGCCACGTCTCCAGAAACTGCGACGTGGTCCACCCACGCGGTCGACGCTGACGCCGCCGTCGACTATTGGCGCTCGGTGCGACGCCAGGCTTACGTCGATGTTGCGCCGAGCCCCTATGATCGGAGTTTCTCCGGCGAGATTAGCTATGCCGACTACGGTGACTTTGCGCTGTCCGTCAAGCGGGCCAGCGGCGAGAAGGTCAGTCGAAGCAGCACTCTGATATCCCGGGGGGCCGAAGCGGAGTACCTATACGCGTTGTTTCAGAGCCGTGGCACGGGAGTCGTCACGCAGGCTGGCCACAGCGCGGAAGTCCGACCTGGCCGGGTGGTGATCTATGCCAGCGCGCGGCCGTTTTCGTTGGACTACCGCGATCCGTACGAGCAGGTCGTGGTTCATCTACCGGCCGAGCGTGCATTCGCTGACGCCGGCTTGCGGCCTAGTACTGATCTGCTCGCGGTGGAGATCCCCGTGGACGGGGCGCTCTCGTCGGTGTCCGCGTTCTTCCAAAGTTTGGCTGCTACGCAAACCACCGACCCGGAGGGAGCCGGCCTGCTGGCCCCGTACGGGGCGAACCTGGCCAGTTCCTTGCTCGCCTACGCAGCGAGAACTCGAGGTGTACAAGACCTTCCGCTGCTGCTGCAGCGCGAGCGGGCCCTTGCTTACCTGCGCCACCACCTCGGCGACCCAGACCTCGATGTGGACCGGATCGCCGTCGGCTGCCACGTGTCCCGCCGCACTCTGCACCGATTGTTCGAGGGCACCGGACAAACCGTGACCGCGCATCTGCGCACCATGCGGGTCGCCGCCGCTCAGCGGCTACTGACAAACCGGACCGACCTGCCCATTGAGGCGATCGCCCGAGAGGTGGGGTTTTCCAACGACACCAACTTCTACCGCTCGTTTCGGGCGATCACCGGGATCACTCCCGGAGACTACCGGCACCTGGCCCGGCAGGACACCGCGAACCTGCAGGACCGGCTCGATCCGTCGCCGTAA
- a CDS encoding helix-turn-helix transcriptional regulator, translating into MHRPTDPGQIANEVARIAAMPGEPSDRAAALFEPLHRLLPFDAAWLALCDEQRREHRPLLSTGWDRRTLAYLEGPVHVAEIEQLGMTRSHTPLRVADFPVPASELRLWWECLLPAGLREGLGVCLFATDGRHLGFLALFTSSATVPSETARDLLAALAPTLAHAVDPQRSATAAAQLIHSATAGVILTQSRDVLPVPGLPDHPALRPGSPALIAVSTMLDGPRACFLFPAPSGEPDDYLTVTALALPDLAPRDAITVVVLSPCLDLHGLTRRELEVLGLLIAGQHNAEAAHRLGVTVRTIATHIEHILTKLDANTRALAAVRAQRRGLYIPPALLPHIGAPSR; encoded by the coding sequence ATGCCCGGCGAGCCGTCCGACCGCGCAGCGGCGCTGTTCGAGCCGCTGCACCGGCTGCTGCCCTTCGACGCGGCGTGGCTAGCACTCTGCGACGAGCAGCGCCGCGAACACCGCCCACTGCTCAGCACCGGGTGGGACCGTCGCACCCTCGCCTACCTGGAAGGACCCGTTCACGTCGCGGAGATCGAACAACTGGGGATGACCCGCTCCCACACCCCGCTGCGCGTCGCAGACTTCCCCGTACCCGCCAGCGAGTTGCGGTTGTGGTGGGAGTGCCTACTGCCCGCCGGCCTCCGCGAAGGCCTCGGCGTGTGCCTGTTTGCCACCGACGGGCGGCACCTGGGCTTTCTGGCCCTGTTCACCAGCAGCGCCACCGTGCCATCGGAGACCGCGCGCGACCTGCTTGCCGCGCTCGCACCGACACTGGCCCACGCAGTCGACCCCCAACGCTCGGCGACCGCGGCGGCTCAGCTGATTCACTCGGCGACCGCCGGGGTGATCCTCACCCAGTCACGCGATGTCCTCCCCGTCCCCGGCCTACCCGACCACCCGGCGTTGCGTCCCGGTTCACCGGCACTGATCGCGGTCAGCACCATGCTCGATGGGCCTCGGGCCTGCTTCCTGTTCCCCGCGCCGTCCGGAGAACCCGACGACTACCTGACCGTGACGGCCCTGGCTCTGCCCGATCTCGCACCACGCGACGCGATCACGGTCGTCGTGCTCTCACCATGCTTAGACCTCCATGGCCTGACCCGCCGCGAGCTCGAGGTGCTTGGCCTGCTCATCGCCGGCCAACACAACGCCGAAGCCGCGCACCGCCTCGGCGTCACCGTCCGCACCATCGCCACCCACATCGAACACATCCTCACCAAACTCGACGCCAACACCCGAGCGCTCGCCGCCGTGCGCGCCCAGCGGCGCGGGCTCTACATCCCGCCTGCACTCCTACCGCACATCGGCGCACCGTCCCGCTAG